The Chloroflexota bacterium genome has a window encoding:
- a CDS encoding DNA modification methylase, producing MTTTTLPLLTVEEVDLATLRPDPANPRRIEASELDALERSIREWGFVQPVLARRADRVVIGGHQRLVAARRLGLTSVPVMWLDLGVEEARLLGLALNKISGAWDEPLLARLLADLQAAPSVDLTLSGFGAGEVKDLLRNLESRELRDRPEDFDLDEALDAARRRVRAKPGELWSLGEHRLLVGDATKADDLERVLDGRRAGLTFVDPPYNVRLGDHGGQQPAARRRRRIANDALEPAAWMAFVHAWARNLLAATDGALYVCMSSKEWPTVARILADEGGHWSDTIIWAKDRFVLGRADYQRAYEPLWYGWREGSAHRWCGDRDQSDVWQIARPAESPLHPTMKPLALIERAIANSSTIGDLVLDAFIGSGSTLIAAERSGRVCAGIELDPVYVEVALARWERFTGQTALRTDG from the coding sequence ATGACCACGACCACCCTGCCGCTCCTCACCGTCGAGGAGGTCGACCTCGCGACCCTCCGACCCGATCCGGCCAACCCGCGCCGCATCGAGGCCAGCGAGCTCGACGCGCTCGAGCGGAGCATCCGCGAGTGGGGCTTCGTGCAGCCGGTCCTCGCGCGACGAGCTGACCGCGTCGTCATCGGCGGCCACCAACGGCTCGTGGCGGCGCGCCGACTCGGCCTCACGAGCGTCCCGGTGATGTGGCTCGACCTCGGTGTCGAGGAGGCCCGGCTGCTCGGCCTCGCCCTCAACAAGATCTCGGGAGCCTGGGACGAGCCGCTCCTCGCGCGACTCCTCGCCGACCTTCAGGCAGCGCCGTCGGTCGACCTGACCCTCTCGGGCTTCGGTGCAGGCGAGGTGAAGGACCTCCTCCGGAACCTCGAGAGCCGCGAGCTCCGGGATCGCCCGGAGGACTTCGACCTCGACGAGGCGCTCGATGCGGCACGGCGGAGAGTCCGGGCGAAGCCGGGCGAGCTGTGGAGTCTCGGGGAGCATCGCCTCCTCGTCGGTGATGCGACGAAGGCGGACGACCTTGAGCGGGTCCTTGACGGAAGGCGCGCCGGGCTGACCTTTGTCGATCCGCCCTACAACGTCCGGCTCGGTGACCACGGCGGTCAGCAGCCCGCGGCGCGGCGCCGCAGGCGCATCGCCAACGACGCCCTCGAGCCGGCGGCTTGGATGGCGTTCGTCCACGCTTGGGCCCGCAATCTCCTCGCCGCCACCGATGGTGCCCTCTATGTCTGCATGAGCAGCAAGGAGTGGCCGACCGTCGCCCGGATCCTCGCTGACGAGGGTGGGCACTGGTCCGACACGATCATCTGGGCGAAGGATCGCTTCGTCCTCGGGCGAGCCGACTACCAGCGCGCCTATGAACCGCTCTGGTATGGCTGGCGGGAAGGGTCAGCGCATCGCTGGTGCGGCGACCGCGACCAGAGCGACGTCTGGCAGATTGCACGACCGGCCGAGTCGCCGCTCCACCCGACCATGAAGCCACTCGCCCTCATCGAGCGCGCGATCGCCAACAGCAGCACCATCGGCGACCTCGTCCTTGATGCGTTCATCGGTTCCGGCAGCACGCTCATCGCGGCGGAGCGCAGCGGCCGCGTGTGCGCGGGGATCGAGCTCGATCCGGTGTATGTCGAGGTGGCGCTCGCTCGCTGGGAGCGCTTCACCGGGCAGACAGCGCTGCGCACCGATGGCTGA
- a CDS encoding NAD-binding protein: protein MGGRMVWHVMAGVHPVVVHDRNPTAIRERGLTTIGAGIADSAPARYTWPRMTDGDIARGFGVELMITDLGMALEAAHEVGAALPGIALVKELYHLVPAAGHGGTGSQALVIGLDRTGPCAGEGPRRRSGVDPQRVQEQGKGSGWTRVQACS, encoded by the coding sequence ATGGGAGGCCGGATGGTTTGGCACGTGATGGCTGGGGTCCATCCGGTTGTCGTCCACGATCGCAACCCGACCGCCATCCGCGAGCGTGGCTTGACGACGATCGGCGCGGGCATCGCCGACTCGGCGCCCGCTCGGTACACCTGGCCGCGGATGACAGACGGCGACATAGCGCGGGGCTTCGGGGTGGAGCTCATGATCACGGACCTCGGAATGGCGCTCGAGGCCGCACACGAGGTGGGGGCCGCACTCCCCGGCATCGCCCTAGTCAAGGAGCTCTACCATCTCGTGCCTGCGGCCGGCCATGGGGGGACGGGATCACAAGCGCTCGTCATCGGCCTCGATCGGACAGGGCCCTGCGCGGGGGAGGGGCCGCGTCGTCGGAGCGGAGTTGACCCACAACGGGTGCAGGAGCAAGGGAAGGGGAGCGGGTGGACACGAGTTCAAGCCTGCAGCTGA
- a CDS encoding isochorismatase family protein: MDTSSSLQLTGRYWRAFPPADPLGPAEEPLSLPVDETVFLLIDVYGKRYDDPVTLPDGMPDFYRPGLVDPFREIVRHRIVPAKAAAKRAGIRVVYTTNYLSPGLSEANEWRRMSVRTCGVDVLEAWRPPTPILEHASVIAPGPHEPVILKQQYSGFFETNLDSVLRGYGAKSLVAVGFDSRICLAATLTDALFRDYRVVALRDAIGTVEYPETAHEGWASFMAVRFIESNIGYTATTDDFIAACDAIADGRAASGAPRRGRPKG, from the coding sequence GTGGACACGAGTTCAAGCCTGCAGCTGACCGGGCGGTACTGGCGCGCCTTCCCACCGGCGGATCCGCTCGGTCCGGCTGAGGAGCCCCTCAGCCTCCCGGTCGACGAGACGGTGTTCCTCCTCATCGACGTCTACGGCAAGCGCTACGATGACCCGGTCACCCTGCCTGACGGCATGCCAGACTTCTATCGACCGGGCCTTGTCGATCCGTTCCGGGAGATCGTCCGCCACCGCATCGTGCCGGCGAAGGCGGCCGCGAAGCGAGCGGGTATCCGAGTCGTCTACACGACCAACTACCTCTCGCCCGGTCTCTCCGAGGCGAACGAGTGGCGCCGGATGTCGGTTCGGACATGCGGCGTCGATGTCCTCGAGGCGTGGCGTCCTCCGACCCCGATCCTCGAGCACGCGTCGGTCATCGCGCCGGGGCCCCACGAACCGGTCATCCTCAAGCAGCAGTACTCGGGCTTCTTCGAGACGAACCTCGACTCGGTCCTCCGAGGCTACGGCGCCAAGTCGCTCGTCGCCGTGGGGTTCGACAGCCGGATCTGCCTGGCGGCGACCCTCACGGACGCCCTCTTCCGCGACTACCGCGTCGTGGCGCTCCGAGATGCGATCGGGACCGTCGAGTACCCCGAGACGGCGCACGAAGGCTGGGCGTCATTCATGGCGGTCCGGTTCATCGAGTCGAACATCGGCTACACGGCGACGACCGATGACTTCATCGCCGCGTGCGACGCGATCGCCGACGGTCGAGCTGCATCGGGGGCGCCGCGGAGAGGTCGTCCTAAGGGATGA
- a CDS encoding TIGR03560 family F420-dependent LLM class oxidoreductase, which yields MRLGVVIPQGWVGEFHGTTPGNAWARVLEVAERAERLGFDSLWTFDHFQTFSQPSDELTFESFVALSALASVTSRVRLGHLVLSAGFRNPALVAKMIATLDVASSGRAELGIGAGWKEDEWRAYGYEFPPLAERLEVLGDQLEVVTRMLGPGRATYHGAHAGVVDAINLPKGIQEPRVPVMVGGNGPKVTWRLAARYADELNLDSLTPDEVAGALPVIRARCEEIGRDPGSLRVSVHAWWEYVPEAGPARAEMLARYAALGLSRAMLLVPGSATDPDALDALARDAGDAGLQLEPGDP from the coding sequence ATGCGCCTCGGGGTCGTCATCCCGCAGGGCTGGGTCGGTGAGTTCCACGGCACAACGCCCGGCAACGCTTGGGCGCGGGTCCTGGAGGTCGCGGAGCGGGCCGAGCGGCTCGGGTTCGATTCCCTGTGGACCTTCGACCATTTCCAGACGTTCTCACAGCCATCCGACGAGCTGACCTTCGAGTCGTTCGTCGCCCTGTCCGCACTGGCGTCCGTCACAAGCCGTGTGCGTCTCGGCCACCTCGTTCTCTCCGCGGGGTTCCGCAACCCGGCCCTCGTGGCGAAGATGATCGCCACCCTCGACGTCGCCAGCAGTGGCCGAGCGGAGCTCGGGATCGGCGCCGGGTGGAAGGAAGATGAGTGGCGGGCGTACGGGTACGAGTTTCCGCCGCTCGCCGAGCGCCTCGAGGTGCTCGGCGATCAGCTCGAGGTGGTGACCCGGATGCTCGGACCTGGTCGCGCCACGTATCACGGGGCACATGCCGGGGTTGTGGACGCTATCAACCTCCCGAAGGGCATCCAGGAACCTCGGGTGCCGGTCATGGTGGGCGGGAACGGCCCGAAGGTCACCTGGCGCTTGGCGGCGCGTTACGCCGATGAGCTGAACCTTGACTCACTGACCCCCGACGAGGTCGCCGGCGCTCTGCCCGTGATCCGCGCACGATGTGAGGAGATCGGTCGAGACCCCGGGTCACTTCGCGTGAGCGTCCATGCATGGTGGGAGTACGTTCCGGAAGCTGGACCCGCACGCGCAGAGATGCTCGCCCGCTATGCCGCGCTCGGCCTGTCACGCGCGATGCTTCTCGTCCCCGGCTCGGCGACCGACCCTGACGCATTGGATGCGCTCGCACGCGACGCGGGCGACGCCGGACTCCAACTCGAACCAGGGGATCCATAG
- a CDS encoding site-specific integrase yields MPPPTLALEPAPYGRPAGEPAAPSRLGRTRSAMRDRLRVALGPGAPGPPGTRGGLTVGRFLETWLTDVVRLGVRPRTYASYRYIVRLHLAPGLGALPLSTLSPADVQAFLNAKAASGLSPRTVGYLRGVLRGALGHAERTDLVNRNVARLARPPRIPRRQVSPLTVEQARTFLGAIVTDRLRALYLVALGVGLRQGEILGLRWRDLDLAAGTLTVRHALARIDGRLVLVEPKSATSRRVVPLPALVRDALVAHRARQMEEPGPLRPESADEFADLVFTTTLGTPLDGITVTRRFQRILAAADLPKQRFHDLRHACASLLLAQGVPARVVMETLGHSEISLTLNTYSHVLPSLGREAADRMDAVLSGVRG; encoded by the coding sequence ATGCCGCCACCGACCCTCGCGCTCGAGCCCGCGCCGTACGGTCGACCGGCTGGCGAGCCCGCCGCACCCTCGCGCTTGGGGCGCACGCGGTCGGCGATGCGCGACCGACTCCGCGTCGCTCTTGGCCCCGGTGCCCCCGGCCCGCCCGGGACGAGAGGCGGCCTCACGGTCGGGCGCTTCCTCGAGACCTGGCTGACCGACGTCGTCCGTCTCGGAGTGCGGCCCCGGACGTATGCCTCGTACCGCTACATCGTCCGCCTCCATCTCGCGCCGGGCCTCGGGGCCCTCCCGCTCTCCACGCTCTCACCCGCCGATGTTCAGGCCTTCCTCAACGCGAAGGCGGCGTCGGGCCTCTCGCCGCGGACGGTCGGCTATCTCCGCGGCGTCCTCCGCGGGGCCCTCGGCCACGCCGAACGGACCGATCTCGTCAACCGCAACGTCGCCCGCCTCGCACGGCCGCCGCGCATCCCCCGCCGGCAGGTATCGCCCCTCACGGTCGAGCAGGCACGGACCTTCCTCGGAGCGATCGTCACTGACCGACTGCGGGCGCTCTATCTCGTCGCTCTCGGGGTCGGCCTCCGCCAGGGCGAGATCCTCGGCCTGCGCTGGCGTGACCTCGACCTCGCCGCCGGCACCCTCACCGTCCGCCACGCCCTCGCCCGGATCGACGGCCGGCTCGTCCTCGTCGAGCCGAAGTCCGCCACGAGTCGGCGGGTCGTGCCACTGCCGGCACTCGTCCGCGACGCCCTCGTCGCCCATCGAGCCCGCCAGATGGAGGAGCCAGGGCCGCTCCGCCCGGAGTCAGCGGACGAGTTCGCGGACCTCGTGTTCACGACGACGCTCGGTACGCCGCTCGACGGGATCACCGTCACCCGCCGCTTCCAGCGCATCCTCGCCGCGGCCGATCTGCCGAAGCAGCGGTTCCATGACCTGCGCCATGCCTGCGCCTCGCTCCTGCTCGCCCAGGGCGTGCCGGCGCGGGTCGTCATGGAGACGCTCGGGCATTCCGAGATCAGCCTCACCCTCAACACGTACAGTCACGTCCTGCCCTCGCTCGGCCGCGAGGCCGCCGATCGGATGGACGCGGTGCTCAGTGGGGTGCGCGGGTAG
- a CDS encoding Gfo/Idh/MocA family oxidoreductase, which produces MRSGPGVALLGYGAIAELHAPALAAAGAKLRVVAGPDRSQLESFASRLGVEEMTVDAEAAIAADGVDVVVVASPSPLHVAQARSALRAGRQVLVEVPLAMSLGDGEELVGLAASRGLLLGVCHTLRFWEPLMRARAATAATPDSPALVVARCLQRRHENVGWTGRARSWTDDLLWHHGGHVIDLVLTLLDSPVAEVRAVAGRSLDRSGAPMDYAISIRTLVGGIGSIALSYDSLVDAADYTIVYPEETLVIDGARVRTSGGLLYDGDSREAEAQAIAAQDAAFLAAVRGGPTFAAEASTLLPTLRVQEAVARLAAEMR; this is translated from the coding sequence GTGCGTTCCGGACCCGGCGTGGCGCTCCTCGGCTACGGCGCGATCGCGGAGCTCCATGCGCCTGCGCTCGCCGCTGCGGGCGCGAAGTTGCGGGTCGTTGCGGGCCCGGACCGTAGCCAATTGGAGTCGTTTGCCTCTCGCCTCGGCGTCGAAGAGATGACGGTCGACGCGGAGGCCGCGATCGCTGCAGACGGCGTTGATGTTGTGGTTGTCGCATCGCCGAGCCCGCTGCATGTCGCGCAGGCTCGGTCTGCGCTCCGTGCCGGGCGGCAGGTGCTCGTCGAGGTCCCGCTCGCCATGTCGCTCGGCGACGGCGAGGAGTTGGTGGGTCTGGCCGCCTCACGTGGGCTCCTGCTGGGCGTCTGCCACACGCTGCGGTTCTGGGAGCCCCTCATGCGCGCCCGGGCGGCGACCGCCGCAACACCTGACTCCCCGGCACTGGTCGTTGCTCGCTGCCTGCAGCGGCGGCACGAGAACGTGGGCTGGACCGGTCGCGCGCGCAGCTGGACGGACGACCTGCTCTGGCATCACGGCGGGCACGTCATCGATCTCGTACTGACCCTCCTCGATTCGCCGGTTGCTGAGGTTCGGGCGGTCGCGGGTCGCTCGCTCGACCGCTCGGGCGCGCCGATGGACTACGCGATCTCCATCCGCACCCTGGTGGGAGGCATCGGATCGATCGCGCTCTCGTACGACTCCCTCGTCGATGCCGCGGACTACACCATCGTCTACCCGGAGGAGACGCTCGTGATCGACGGCGCGCGGGTCCGCACATCCGGTGGCCTCCTGTACGACGGCGACTCGCGGGAAGCGGAGGCCCAGGCGATCGCAGCGCAGGATGCGGCCTTCCTGGCGGCGGTCCGCGGCGGTCCGACGTTTGCGGCTGAGGCGTCGACGCTCCTGCCAACACTTCGCGTCCAGGAGGCGGTCGCCCGGTTGGCGGCCGAGATGCGCTGA
- a CDS encoding Gfo/Idh/MocA family oxidoreductase, translating to MTSRIGLAVIGAGRMGSNHARLIAAGAPEVRIVAIGDVDGPAARRLADEIGGVMAFADPLEAISASGVDAVLIAVSSIHHRAMVEAAAAAGRDILCEKPLALDLGATDAMLAAVDRAGVRLQVGLMRRHDPDHVRARARIVAGELGRPLLFTSRQYDTDVPPPGFLDPRVSGGIMLDMGIHEFDSARFLMGSEVVEVQATGSVQIFREVATYGDVDTAVVNLKFASGAIGSVELSRRVAFGEDVRTEVHGTDGSAFIGGLPIVGGSAFGGKGGVRWDATPPSMPRFAAAYTNQVRAFGRSIQNDEPVSPSGADGRAAFLIAMAAEGAIQDGATIGVAAPGT from the coding sequence ATGACATCACGGATCGGCCTGGCGGTCATCGGAGCCGGGCGCATGGGCAGCAACCACGCCCGTCTCATCGCCGCGGGGGCGCCCGAGGTGCGGATCGTCGCGATCGGCGACGTCGACGGCCCTGCCGCACGTCGCCTGGCCGACGAGATCGGCGGGGTGATGGCGTTCGCCGACCCGCTCGAGGCGATCTCCGCGTCCGGTGTCGACGCCGTTCTCATCGCCGTCTCGTCCATCCATCACCGCGCGATGGTGGAAGCTGCCGCGGCCGCCGGGCGGGACATCCTGTGCGAGAAACCACTGGCGCTCGACCTTGGCGCCACGGACGCGATGCTGGCAGCAGTCGATCGGGCCGGCGTGCGCCTCCAGGTCGGGCTGATGCGACGCCACGATCCCGACCACGTCCGTGCGCGGGCGCGGATCGTCGCCGGCGAGCTCGGCCGGCCGTTGCTCTTCACCAGCCGGCAGTACGACACGGACGTGCCACCGCCCGGCTTCCTCGACCCCCGAGTCAGCGGCGGGATCATGCTCGACATGGGCATCCACGAGTTCGATTCGGCCCGGTTCCTCATGGGCTCCGAGGTCGTAGAGGTTCAGGCGACCGGCTCGGTCCAGATCTTCCGGGAGGTCGCCACGTACGGCGATGTCGACACGGCCGTGGTGAACCTCAAGTTCGCCTCGGGCGCCATCGGCAGCGTCGAGCTCAGCCGGCGCGTGGCGTTCGGCGAGGATGTCCGCACGGAGGTCCACGGCACCGACGGGAGTGCGTTCATCGGCGGCCTGCCGATCGTCGGCGGATCTGCGTTCGGTGGCAAGGGCGGCGTCCGCTGGGACGCGACACCACCGTCGATGCCGCGCTTCGCAGCCGCGTACACGAACCAGGTGCGCGCCTTCGGGCGGTCGATCCAGAACGACGAGCCCGTGAGCCCCTCCGGAGCCGATGGCCGGGCGGCCTTCCTCATAGCGATGGCCGCGGAGGGCGCCATCCAGGACGGTGCGACGATCGGGGTGGCGGCACCGGGGACATGA